A genomic stretch from Paraburkholderia dioscoreae includes:
- a CDS encoding ABC transporter ATP-binding protein gives MNSTTSKSAAGATQMARPAVTAKAKPDEFVRIENVVKKFGDSTAVDNVNLSIAKNELFALLGSSGCGKSTLLRMLAGLETVTSGRIFVDGEDLAAMPPYKRPVNMMFQSYALFPHMSVEANIAFGLKQEGTPKNEIKERVADALNLVQMSKYAQRKPHQLSGGQQQRVALARSLVKRPKLLLLDEPMSALDKKIRQKTQLELVNIIEKVDVTCVMVTHDQEEAMTMAGRLAVMSEGRIVQIGSPSQVYEFPNSRFSAEFIGSTNLFEGTVVADEPDHIFVESEDLESRIYVSHGITGPLGMPVGISVRPERIKVSLDKPSTPHNWARGVVSDVAYMGSYSLYHVRLPSGKTVVSNLSSSHLMAEGAPSYNDDVFVYWSPASGVVLTQ, from the coding sequence ATGAACTCGACGACCTCAAAAAGCGCCGCCGGCGCCACCCAGATGGCCCGCCCCGCGGTGACGGCAAAAGCGAAACCGGACGAATTCGTTCGCATCGAAAATGTCGTGAAGAAATTCGGCGACAGCACCGCTGTCGACAACGTCAACCTGAGCATCGCGAAGAATGAACTGTTCGCGCTGCTCGGCAGTTCCGGCTGCGGCAAGTCCACGCTCCTGCGCATGCTTGCGGGGCTCGAGACGGTGACGTCCGGGCGCATTTTCGTCGACGGCGAAGATCTCGCCGCGATGCCGCCGTACAAGCGGCCGGTCAACATGATGTTCCAGTCGTACGCCCTCTTCCCGCATATGAGCGTGGAGGCGAACATCGCCTTCGGTCTGAAGCAGGAAGGCACGCCCAAAAACGAAATCAAGGAACGCGTGGCCGATGCGCTCAATCTCGTGCAGATGAGTAAGTACGCGCAACGCAAGCCGCATCAACTGTCAGGCGGCCAGCAGCAGCGTGTGGCGCTCGCCCGTTCGCTGGTCAAGCGCCCCAAGCTGCTGCTGCTCGACGAGCCGATGTCGGCGCTCGATAAAAAAATCCGCCAGAAGACCCAGCTCGAACTGGTGAACATCATCGAGAAAGTGGATGTGACCTGCGTGATGGTCACGCACGATCAGGAAGAAGCCATGACGATGGCCGGCCGCCTCGCGGTGATGAGCGAAGGCCGCATCGTGCAGATCGGCTCGCCGAGCCAGGTCTATGAGTTTCCGAATAGCCGCTTTTCGGCCGAATTCATCGGCTCGACCAACCTGTTCGAAGGCACGGTGGTCGCGGATGAACCGGACCACATCTTTGTCGAAAGCGAAGACCTCGAATCGCGCATTTACGTGAGCCACGGCATTACCGGGCCGCTCGGCATGCCGGTTGGCATCTCGGTGCGCCCGGAGCGCATCAAGGTGTCGCTCGACAAGCCGTCGACGCCGCACAACTGGGCGCGCGGCGTGGTTTCGGATGTGGCGTACATGGGCAGCTATTCGCTGTATCACGTGCGTCTGCCGAGCGGCAAGACCGTCGTGTCGAATCTCTCCAGCTCGCATCTGATGGCCGAAGGTGCGCCCTCCTATAACGACGACGTGTTCGTCTACTGGTCGCCGGCTAGCGGCGTGGTGCTGACGCAATGA
- a CDS encoding ABC transporter permease subunit, with translation MSNPTTSSPAALGAPSGSRLPGSLKKRLSMLVPSGRTTVIGVPFLWLTVFFALPFVLVLKISFADLRLGIPPYTDLVTVKDGMVHFAMQLSHYAFLLQDDLYVATYLSSLKMAAVSTFFCLLIGYPIAYYIARSEPTKRNLLMMGVMLPFWTSFLIRVYAWIGILKDDGLLNHTLMAIGMIHSPLRLYHTDIGVYIGMVYSYLPFMVMPLYAHLVKMDLTLLEAAYDLGCKPWTAFTRITLPLSKNGIIAGSLLVFIPAVGEYVIPELLGGADTLMIGRVMWDEFFNDMDWPMASAVTVAMVLLLLVPMAVFQYYQVKELEGAK, from the coding sequence ATGAGCAATCCCACTACCTCCTCCCCCGCGGCGCTCGGCGCGCCGTCCGGCAGCCGTTTGCCCGGCTCGCTGAAAAAACGCCTGTCGATGCTGGTGCCGTCGGGCCGCACGACCGTGATCGGCGTGCCGTTCCTCTGGCTCACGGTGTTCTTCGCGTTGCCGTTCGTACTGGTGCTGAAGATCAGTTTCGCCGATCTGCGTCTGGGCATTCCACCGTACACGGATCTCGTGACGGTCAAGGACGGCATGGTGCATTTCGCCATGCAGCTCAGTCACTACGCGTTCCTGCTGCAGGACGACCTCTACGTCGCCACCTATCTCAGTTCGCTGAAGATGGCCGCGGTCTCCACTTTCTTCTGCCTGCTGATCGGCTATCCGATTGCGTACTACATCGCCCGCTCGGAACCCACCAAACGCAACCTGCTGATGATGGGCGTGATGCTGCCGTTCTGGACTTCGTTCCTGATTCGCGTCTACGCATGGATCGGCATCCTGAAGGACGACGGCCTGCTCAATCACACGCTGATGGCGATCGGCATGATTCATTCGCCGTTGCGGCTCTACCACACGGATATCGGCGTCTATATCGGCATGGTCTATTCGTACCTGCCTTTCATGGTGATGCCGCTCTATGCGCACCTCGTGAAAATGGATCTGACGCTGCTCGAAGCGGCCTACGACCTCGGTTGCAAGCCGTGGACGGCATTCACGCGTATCACGTTGCCGCTGTCGAAGAACGGCATTATCGCCGGCAGTTTGCTGGTGTTCATTCCGGCGGTGGGCGAATACGTGATTCCGGAACTGCTCGGCGGCGCCGACACGCTGATGATCGGCCGCGTGATGTGGGATGAATTCTTCAACGATATGGACTGGCCGATGGCATCCGCCGTCACCGTCGCGATGGTGCTACTGCTGCTCGTGCCGATGGCCGTGTTCCAGTACTACCAGGTCAAGGAACTGGAGGGCGCGAAATGA
- a CDS encoding ABC transporter permease subunit has translation MIKPNKTLSNGVLTFGFLFLYIPIISLVVYSFNESKLVTVWSGFSLKWYGALLHDGELLNAAWLSLKIGLLTACASVVIGTWAGFVLARFGRFRGFTLFAGMINAPLVIPEVIQGISLLLLFVALEQMLGWPKGRGLFTIWIGHVMLCVSYVAIIVQSRVKELNKSLEEAALDLGATPFKVFFLITLPLISQALMSGWLLSFTLSFDDLVLSAFLSGPGSTTLPLVVFSRVRLGLNPEMNALATIFITTVTIGVIAVNRWMQLRERKRNRDMQMAFALAEAADPLPSAPQQAAVRKSLDTARA, from the coding sequence ATGATCAAGCCTAACAAGACGCTTTCCAATGGCGTGCTGACGTTCGGATTCCTGTTTCTCTACATTCCGATCATCAGCCTCGTGGTGTATTCGTTCAACGAATCGAAGCTCGTCACGGTGTGGTCCGGCTTCTCCCTCAAATGGTACGGCGCGCTGCTGCATGACGGCGAACTGCTGAACGCGGCATGGCTGTCGTTGAAGATCGGTCTGCTGACCGCGTGCGCCTCCGTTGTGATCGGTACGTGGGCCGGCTTCGTGCTCGCGCGCTTCGGACGCTTTCGCGGCTTCACACTGTTCGCCGGCATGATCAACGCACCGCTCGTGATTCCTGAAGTGATTCAGGGTATCTCGCTGCTGCTGCTGTTCGTCGCGCTCGAACAGATGCTCGGCTGGCCGAAGGGCCGGGGTCTCTTCACGATCTGGATCGGCCACGTGATGCTATGCGTGTCGTATGTGGCGATCATCGTGCAATCGCGTGTGAAAGAGCTGAACAAGTCGCTCGAAGAGGCCGCGCTCGATCTCGGCGCCACGCCCTTCAAGGTGTTCTTCCTGATCACCCTGCCGCTGATCTCGCAGGCGCTGATGTCCGGCTGGCTGCTGTCGTTCACGCTTTCCTTCGACGACCTCGTACTCTCCGCATTCCTGTCCGGTCCCGGCTCGACCACGCTGCCTCTCGTCGTGTTCTCGCGTGTTCGCCTCGGCCTGAATCCGGAAATGAATGCACTCGCCACGATCTTCATCACCACGGTGACGATCGGCGTGATTGCCGTGAACCGCTGGATGCAGTTGCGCGAGCGCAAACGCAACCGCGACATGCAGATGGCTTTCGCGCTTGCCGAAGCCGCAGATCCCTTGCCCTCCGCTCCACAACAAGCCGCCGTACGGAAGTCGCTCGATACGGCACGTGCATAA